The sequence below is a genomic window from Dyadobacter sp. CECT 9275.
CGCTCTTGGGGTTCGGAACCCAGCAATTGTTGCAAACCAGCGGGCTGGATAAATCCCTGGCATCTTTGCTCACCTACAAGCTGGGAGATGTAACTTACATGCAGGCAGGAAGTAATATGCCTGCATTTGATCCCGACAACTTTTTAAATAACTGGCCGCAATGGTTTGGTGATTATCCTCAGCATATTGGCTGGGTAGCTGGCATTGTTGCAGGAATTACGGCTTATTTTATCAGATATGGAAAATTCAGGAGCGGAGCTTCACTGCTGGTTTGTATGGCGTCAGGATGGATACTGAGTTTTTTATTGTTTCCTGTTCTGGGAAGCCTGTTTTTTACAAATATCGGAGGTTTACGAATGACTCCTCCGCGGGGTGACGACTGGGCGGGTATCCTAGGTGTTTTCATCGGAGCCGTTGTATGGCTTAAGCGCTACCGTTTTGATGCCGTGCTCTACGCAGGCCTGGTGGGCGGTACCATTGGTGGGCTGGGCTTTTCTGGCATTCAGTGGATCAAGCTGTGGCTCACTTCATGGGGTAATCCCCAGGTTTTGTTGGGAAAAGGAATGGATGGGGCTAGCCCGCTTTTCCAACAGACGGTCCTCGCCTGGGCCGACTGGCAGCAGCAAAACTGGCATAGCTTTCTCGAACAAAGTTATGGTTTCGTCAACGGCATTGCAATCGCCGTGGCTATTGGGCTCCTGAGACAGCAGCAAATTCTACCAGGCCGCAGTACTCTGCCCGGTGTAAAACTGTACCGGGAAAGCACTGCAAAAGCTATTGCTGTCTTTTTTATCCTGCTCGCGATACCCTATGTGAATCTTTTCAAAAATGTCAAGGAATGGAGTGATCGGCTGGGTCCCGAAAACTGGCAGGTAATAACCCGGATGCCCGACGGATCCGAACAGGCAGTAGCCGCACACTGGGATGTACCCTATATTGGCCGGTTTCCAGGAGTTGACTTCCTAAGTTTTACTGCCGAAACCTGGTACCGGGTGACCTGGGTTTTACTGGTGATTCTATTTGTCAAAGTAATAAGAAGACACAGGGAGGAACCCCTGTCTTTCCTCCCCGCCAGCTGGCTGGGCAGAGGCCAGTTGGTTTTTCTGATGCTGCTGTGGCTGATGATCATGGGTAATTTTGAAAGGGCGCTGGTCGGCTGGGGTTCATCCCGCCTGTTGACCGAATGGGTGATCACGGTGAATGCCATGCTGGCAACTTACTTTATCCTCACGGTTCCAAGAGAAAAGCAGGATACATTTGCCGTTACCGCACCCATAGGAAGGGTGGCTTTAAAACGCGCTTTTTTTACGTTGATACTGGTCTTTCTGATTTCCCCTCCCGTTTTATTTGTTACTAACCGGATGATTTACCACTATCCGGAATATGCCAAATTGGACAAGGCCCACATTCACATGCGCTTTGGTCCCGATGCCGACTGGCGCGCCAAGCCAATTCTCAAAAATGAAGAACATAAATAGCTTATCAGATTCATGTGGTTAGGAGCAGGCAGTTTTTAGTAAGCAGTACCCCGTTTACAACCAAGGCTATATGAAGCTGAACGAGTGTACGTTAGCTTACTTTGCACTAAAAACCGCCTGCTAAAACAATCCTCTATTCAATTTGCTGATGCGTACTGACAGCAATCCTGTTCCATGCATTTATGGTCACGATAGCCATAATGATTTGTGCGATTTGCGTTTCCGTAAAAAATTTCGTGGCCTGCTGATAGGTTTCCCCTGTCAATCCCTTCTGATGAATAAGCGTGATTTCTTCAGTCATGGCCAATACCGTTTGCTCCTCTTCCGTAAAGAATTTTGTTGCCTCCCGCCAGGCGCTCAGCAAAAAAATGCGTTGATAGGTCTCCCCGTTTTTGATCGCATCTTTGGTATGCATGTCGATACAATAGGCACAATTATTTATTTGGGAAGCCCTGATCTTTATGATTTCCTTTAAAGATTTAGAAATTTCGGCCTTAGCCAGGTATCCTTCCAAACCATACATTGCCTTGAACGCCAGCGGTTCCGTGGCATTTATACTGATACGTTTTTCCATTGTCCTGAATGATTAATCTTTGATGATACAAAGTTGGTCAAACGGTTTGCGGAAAAACTTAAACTGGTTTAAGAAATGCTTTTTCTTCGAATTTCACTTAAATATTCCGGTGTGAAACCCAGGTAGGAGGCAATCAGATACTGCGGTACGCGTTGCAGGAATTCGGGCTGGCTCCGGCGGAAGAAATGGTACAATTCTTCCCGCGAATGTTCGTATTGAAACTTAATCCGCATTTGTGCGGCGGCGTATGCCTTTTGGTAAATGTACCTGAAATACTTCTCCATAGCTGGATGTGCTTCCAGCATCTTATCGTGAGCATCCCGGTAAAGAATTAATACCTGCGTATTTTCAACCGCCTGGATATAGAATTCCGTAGGCGCCTGATTGAGGTAAGAAAAAGTTTCCGTCATCCACCAGTTTTCAATGGCGAATTCGGTGGTTTGCTCCCCCCCTTTTTCGTTGATAAAAAACTTCCTTAAAATACCTTGCAGCACAAAATACTGGGCCTTGCAGATTTGCCCTTCCAAGAGAATATTCTCCTTCTTTTTTAGAGTCTGAACCTGAAAATAGCCAATGATGTCAGCGAATTCACGATCACTGATGTTTACGAATTTATGGATATGGTTTCTGAACTGTTCCAGGATAGTACGGTTAGCTGAACAATCGGAGGCACGGCAGCTGAACAATCGGGTATATGAACAGTCAGTTATCCGAAAACCTCGGGCCAAATTAAACACAATTGCTGACAGAAATAGCAAAGTCTCATCAATTTACCCAAGTAACTGCCAGCATCCCGATTTCCTGATATTGCAAATTTCGCCAGCTTTCGGAAAACAGGTGTAGTCAAAAGTCGCCATGTTGTAGCTGAAAGTCAGAATACTGGGAAGAAGTATCTATTCAATATCAATATGCCGTGCAGGCGGGACGGCGGATTTTGAGTATACTTGCCACTGCAAGCAACTTTAATTCTATTCCGAATTATTTAACCATAATGTTTTACAAGATCATCTTACCTTTTTGTGGCTTACTTTCAGCCTTTGTACTCACTCCCTGTGCCGTGGCCGGTCAACAAGCCTCGGAATATCCTACAGATACCAAAACAATAGCACAGGGAAAAGAACTTTTTAACAACACCTGTTCTGCCTGCCACACCCTGGCAGACGACGGCATTGGCCCAAGGCTCGGCGGGGTAACTGCGGCGTTATCTAAAACGGCTCTCGTGGCGTTCGTTCAGGATCCATCGAAGGTGATTTCCTCGGGCGATAAAAGAGCCGTGAACCTGCATAAGAAATATAAACAGCTGATGCCTGGTTTTAATTTTTTGAAATCCGCTGAAATCATATCTATTCTTGCATACATAGACGTGGAAAGTCGTGCAGCCGGAATTAAGCCCCTGGTTGTAAACGAAGTAACGGAAGCTACCGCACCGCCGGTGCGGCTGATTGCTCCCGTAGCCAAGCCAGACCTGCGCATTGAGCTGGAAGATTTTATTCAGTTACCCGCCACGTCCGAGAAACCTCCCCTAACCCGCATTGCAACCATGCGGCCTTTCCCTGCCCACGACGGAACCCTGTTTGTAAGTGACCAGCGTGGCATTATTTACCGGATTAAAGACCGCCAATACACCACATTCCTTGACCTGAGGGAAAAAGTAGCGTCTTTCATCAATGTGACGGGGCTGGGAACCGGCCTTGGCAGTTTTGCCTTTCATCCTGAATATTTGTCAAACGGACTTATTTACATCACCCATACAGAAACGTTTAAGGGCCAGAAGGCCGATTACGAGTATGCCGATTCCATTCGGGTGAAATTGCAGTGGGTACTATCGGAGTGGAAAATGAACGACGTGCATAGCCCGACTTTTGAAGGTACTCGTCGTGAATTATTACGGATTAATGTTCCGGGAGATGTACATGGCGTACAGGATATCGGGTTTGAGCCAGGAATTTCAAAAGGTGAAGCAAACTACGGAAAACTTTTTATGGGAACCGGCGACGGCGGAGCTACCATAGGAAAACATCCCGAACTTGCCCATAACCTGCGTTCTTTCCTGGGTACCATTATTCGTATTGATCCGCTGGGGAACAACAGTCCGAACGGCCAATATGGTATCCCTGCCGACAATCCCTTTGTGAAAAATCCTTATCCCGGAATAAGAAAGGAAATCTGGGCTTATGGATTCAGGAATCCGCATCGCCTGGCATGGGATAAGGTAAATGGTAAGTCGGTTATGTTTGAGGCAGAGGTGGGAGAATCCAATTTTGAGGAAATCAATATCATTCAGAAAGGCAAGGACTACGGCTGGAATGTCCGTGAAGGTGCGTTTGGTATCTTACACTCGGATCTGAAGAATGTTTATAAAATCAAACCTAGTGAGGAAGGGAATTTCCAGGCTCCCTTTGCCGCATATGACCATGTGGACGGCAACGCCATCAGCGGAGGATACGTTTATCATGGAAATATCAAAGCTTTGAAAAACAAGTATGTATTCGGAGATATTGTAAACGGACGACTGTTTTATCTGAATATCAATAAGGAAATGTCGGATCATACCATTCACGAAATGATTGTTATGCAAAATGGCAAGTCATCCGATCTCCGCGAAATTTCGGGGTCCAAAAGGGTGGATCTGAGGATACTCTACAATGATTTTACAGGAGATATGTTCGTGA
It includes:
- a CDS encoding carboxymuconolactone decarboxylase family protein, whose protein sequence is MEKRISINATEPLAFKAMYGLEGYLAKAEISKSLKEIIKIRASQINNCAYCIDMHTKDAIKNGETYQRIFLLSAWREATKFFTEEEQTVLAMTEEITLIHQKGLTGETYQQATKFFTETQIAQIIMAIVTINAWNRIAVSTHQQIE
- a CDS encoding Crp/Fnr family transcriptional regulator, which gives rise to MFSCRASDCSANRTILEQFRNHIHKFVNISDREFADIIGYFQVQTLKKKENILLEGQICKAQYFVLQGILRKFFINEKGGEQTTEFAIENWWMTETFSYLNQAPTEFYIQAVENTQVLILYRDAHDKMLEAHPAMEKYFRYIYQKAYAAAQMRIKFQYEHSREELYHFFRRSQPEFLQRVPQYLIASYLGFTPEYLSEIRRKSIS
- a CDS encoding PQQ-dependent sugar dehydrogenase, whose protein sequence is MFYKIILPFCGLLSAFVLTPCAVAGQQASEYPTDTKTIAQGKELFNNTCSACHTLADDGIGPRLGGVTAALSKTALVAFVQDPSKVISSGDKRAVNLHKKYKQLMPGFNFLKSAEIISILAYIDVESRAAGIKPLVVNEVTEATAPPVRLIAPVAKPDLRIELEDFIQLPATSEKPPLTRIATMRPFPAHDGTLFVSDQRGIIYRIKDRQYTTFLDLREKVASFINVTGLGTGLGSFAFHPEYLSNGLIYITHTETFKGQKADYEYADSIRVKLQWVLSEWKMNDVHSPTFEGTRRELLRINVPGDVHGVQDIGFEPGISKGEANYGKLFMGTGDGGATIGKHPELAHNLRSFLGTIIRIDPLGNNSPNGQYGIPADNPFVKNPYPGIRKEIWAYGFRNPHRLAWDKVNGKSVMFEAEVGESNFEEINIIQKGKDYGWNVREGAFGILHSDLKNVYKIKPSEEGNFQAPFAAYDHVDGNAISGGYVYHGNIKALKNKYVFGDIVNGRLFYLNINKEMSDHTIHEMIVMQNGKSSDLREISGSKRVDLRILYNDFTGDMFVMTKSDGKIRKIKTAYAVRQQ